A genomic stretch from Spirochaetota bacterium includes:
- a CDS encoding galactokinase: MATMRDKVIAKFREVYGHKGEVSVFFSPGRVNLIGEHIDYNGGHVFPMALDLGTYIAVRTRPDKKVNFCSYNFDMKKTISLDKIEKQPDDDWIKYPKGVLAELKKEKVNIKGMDVYVYGDLPNGSGLSSSASLEVGTGFAFARLAGKKPDLVKLALLGQRAENEFVGVKCGIMDQFACANGKAGHAILLNTNTMKFAHVPLNLVSHHIVIVNSNKKRGLVDSQYNARRAECERALEKLREKKKSLKALAELGVGDLGLVKRLLNGNEEKRARFVIEENDRVLTSVNALKKKDIKKFGECMSKSHEGLRDLYEVSCRELDILVELSTGVAGVLGARMTGAGFGGCIVALVPKDRVEQYIEHVYTNYKERTRLDADVYVVRPADGVHELKDPKK, from the coding sequence ATGGCTACAATGCGCGATAAAGTGATCGCCAAATTCCGCGAGGTCTACGGGCATAAGGGCGAAGTATCCGTGTTCTTTTCGCCGGGCCGCGTGAATCTCATCGGCGAGCATATCGATTACAACGGCGGGCATGTATTCCCCATGGCGCTCGATCTCGGCACCTATATCGCCGTCCGCACGCGTCCGGATAAAAAGGTCAATTTCTGTTCATACAATTTCGATATGAAGAAGACCATATCGCTCGATAAGATAGAGAAGCAGCCGGATGACGACTGGATAAAGTATCCGAAGGGCGTGCTTGCCGAGCTCAAAAAAGAGAAGGTTAATATCAAGGGGATGGACGTGTATGTCTATGGCGATCTCCCCAACGGCAGCGGGCTTTCGTCGTCAGCATCGCTCGAGGTCGGTACCGGTTTCGCCTTCGCCCGATTGGCCGGAAAAAAGCCCGATCTCGTGAAGCTTGCGCTCCTCGGTCAGCGTGCGGAGAACGAATTCGTCGGCGTAAAATGCGGCATCATGGACCAATTCGCCTGCGCGAACGGCAAGGCCGGTCATGCGATCCTGCTTAACACGAACACGATGAAGTTCGCCCACGTGCCGCTCAATCTTGTGTCGCATCACATCGTTATCGTCAACAGCAATAAGAAGCGCGGGCTCGTCGATTCGCAGTACAATGCGCGCCGCGCCGAGTGCGAACGGGCGCTCGAGAAGCTCCGCGAGAAGAAGAAGAGCTTAAAGGCGCTCGCCGAGCTCGGGGTGGGCGATCTCGGGCTTGTAAAACGTCTTCTTAACGGGAATGAAGAAAAACGTGCGCGTTTCGTGATAGAAGAGAATGACCGCGTGCTCACCTCGGTGAATGCGCTCAAGAAGAAGGATATAAAAAAATTCGGCGAATGCATGAGCAAGTCACATGAGGGGCTTCGCGATCTCTATGAGGTGAGCTGCCGTGAGCTCGATATACTTGTCGAATTGAGCACGGGTGTTGCCGGCGTGCTCGGCGCCCGAATGACGGGTGCCGGTTTCGGCGGATGCATCGTTGCGCTCGTGCCCAAAGACCGCGTCGAACAGTATATTGAACATGTGTATACTAATTATAAAGAACGTACGCGTCTTGATGCCGACGTCTATGTGGTGCGCCCCGCGGACGGCGTGCATGAGCTTAAGGATCCGAAAAAGTGA
- the ruvX gene encoding Holliday junction resolvase RuvX — protein sequence MILGVDYGTKRIGTALMHPEAGLAYPFEVITYASKSEAIERLLAVITKENVSHVVFGLPIHADGTDNDLCRSIRSLAAIIAREGAITTEFIDERLTSVEAERILAGKRSRKKKGNVDMLAAVLILEEYQRKK from the coding sequence TTGATACTCGGCGTCGATTACGGGACGAAGCGTATCGGCACTGCGCTCATGCACCCCGAAGCGGGGCTTGCGTATCCCTTTGAAGTAATTACCTATGCGTCAAAATCAGAGGCGATAGAGCGCCTTCTTGCCGTCATAACGAAAGAGAATGTATCGCACGTCGTGTTCGGGCTTCCTATCCATGCTGACGGCACGGATAATGATCTTTGCCGGTCGATACGCTCGCTTGCCGCGATCATCGCACGTGAAGGCGCTATTACGACGGAGTTCATCGATGAACGTTTAACCTCGGTCGAAGCGGAGCGAATACTCGCCGGCAAACGGTCGCGGAAGAAGAAAGGGAATGTCGATATGCTCGCAGCGGTACTGATCCTTGAAGAGTATCAGCGAAAGAAGTGA
- a CDS encoding NAD(P)-dependent oxidoreductase, producing the protein MSTKKKIRLLFNLAEHFYTDPLYTGFFQRLAKHADIRKRSWRTVEEITGDLAWAQAVIMWWYPTFTDEVLSAAKDLRFVGHINNLRPMAEAELRRGLSVSEARRGFSPAVAEMALTLMLAGLRQTSRHHIAMRQGAESWCQYPHERQLAGRSVGIVGFGGIGQRLSELLAPYQCTVRTYDPFLPRPVAAKFGARMVPLMELIKNSEVVVLCAANSREAAHLMGPKQIAALQENAVLVNVGRSMLIDMPALAERLKRGDLIAMLDVFDKEPLEDDSIFRTLPNTYLTPHRAGGIPESYLRILTMLADDFDAWRTGKKRKYALTEKDLTSIAG; encoded by the coding sequence ATGTCGACAAAGAAAAAAATACGGCTGCTGTTCAATCTTGCGGAGCACTTCTATACTGATCCGCTTTATACCGGCTTTTTTCAGCGGCTTGCAAAACATGCGGATATCCGTAAACGTTCATGGAGGACGGTAGAGGAGATCACCGGCGATCTGGCATGGGCTCAGGCAGTGATCATGTGGTGGTACCCGACATTCACCGATGAAGTGCTCAGCGCGGCCAAAGACCTGCGATTCGTCGGGCATATCAATAACCTCCGGCCGATGGCTGAAGCAGAGCTGCGCCGGGGTCTCTCGGTATCAGAAGCCCGTCGGGGATTCTCGCCGGCGGTGGCGGAGATGGCGCTCACCCTCATGCTTGCCGGTCTTCGCCAGACAAGCCGGCACCACATCGCAATGCGCCAGGGAGCTGAAAGCTGGTGTCAATATCCGCATGAGCGTCAACTCGCGGGGCGATCCGTCGGCATTGTAGGCTTCGGCGGCATCGGGCAGCGCCTTTCGGAATTGCTTGCGCCATATCAGTGCACTGTCCGCACATACGATCCGTTCCTGCCGCGACCGGTAGCCGCAAAATTCGGCGCCCGTATGGTGCCGCTCATGGAGCTGATAAAAAATTCCGAGGTCGTTGTGCTTTGTGCCGCCAACTCAAGGGAAGCTGCACACCTGATGGGGCCGAAGCAGATAGCCGCACTGCAGGAGAATGCCGTGCTCGTCAATGTCGGACGATCGATGCTTATCGATATGCCCGCACTTGCCGAGCGCCTGAAACGCGGTGATCTTATCGCCATGCTCGATGTATTCGATAAAGAGCCGCTGGAAGATGATTCGATCTTCCGCACATTGCCGAATACCTATTTGACCCCGCATCGCGCCGGCGGTATTCCCGAATCGTACCTTAGAATTCTCACTATGCTTGCGGATGATTTTGACGCCTGGAGGACAGGGAAAAAGCGAAAGTATGCCCTGACTGAAAAAGACCTGACATCAATAGCGGGCTGA
- a CDS encoding cellulase family glycosylhydrolase, with protein MRMLIILVSLTLPLISADNLIVPEEWKLIPNLTSESKDGAVTIRTESETYGEYRQHLNISATFPKKVRISFRYWTKSDMPANASFAFSWSFIDQNGAAIAKNSSYNKLPAAITGKRMLFSTDVPAEAAKMLVKFQPQGPKDGKFITSYATISDFAVIDDGPSKEALMLIAKPLTQSDAVKRWPNTPLRGLGIISVASVGNNMQNPGEFITEETFRKFSQWGVNSVRVEVRFETGGIWDVKRGEKTPPIPLDDLMAPYKKKLDALCIVLHLAEKYGISVIIQCEPVGRRIDVMYQEGDAGGWENELKKLWKYVAAEFGKHPNIIGYDLLNEPNGKEEMGRWRYGTLPELCKAIRALDKNTYFIVEPGPWGLPWGLENFEPIDDPKTVYSFHHYMPHSYTHQGLYGYKGTNFENKPYPGMLSRFGDTPNIPWDKDELEKSIQAAVDFKNKHHAPIYVGEFSVLRWAPGGAQWLKDSIDLFEKHGMSWSFHGYGSWNGWNPTFDAADEQNSETDGGKMTDRLQVLLAGWKKNMK; from the coding sequence ATGCGAATGCTCATCATCCTGGTCTCGTTGACACTGCCGCTCATATCCGCCGATAACCTGATCGTACCGGAAGAATGGAAACTCATCCCGAACCTCACATCGGAATCGAAGGACGGCGCGGTAACGATACGAACGGAATCCGAAACGTATGGGGAATACCGACAACACCTGAACATATCCGCAACGTTCCCGAAAAAAGTACGGATCAGTTTCCGCTATTGGACAAAGTCCGATATGCCGGCGAACGCTTCATTCGCATTTTCATGGTCATTCATCGATCAGAACGGCGCGGCGATAGCGAAGAACAGCAGCTATAACAAACTCCCCGCCGCGATCACCGGAAAACGCATGCTCTTCAGCACTGATGTACCTGCGGAAGCTGCGAAAATGCTGGTGAAATTCCAGCCGCAGGGACCCAAGGACGGGAAATTCATCACATCATACGCAACGATAAGCGATTTCGCCGTCATTGACGACGGCCCATCAAAGGAGGCGCTCATGCTTATCGCAAAACCACTCACCCAAAGCGACGCGGTCAAGCGCTGGCCGAACACACCGCTCCGCGGACTCGGCATTATCTCAGTTGCATCGGTCGGCAATAATATGCAGAACCCCGGAGAGTTCATTACGGAAGAGACATTCAGGAAGTTCTCGCAGTGGGGTGTGAACTCTGTCCGTGTCGAAGTCAGATTCGAGACGGGAGGCATATGGGATGTGAAACGCGGAGAAAAGACACCGCCGATACCTCTTGACGACCTCATGGCCCCATATAAAAAGAAGCTTGATGCACTCTGCATCGTACTTCATCTTGCAGAAAAGTACGGCATATCGGTCATTATACAATGTGAACCGGTGGGGAGACGTATCGATGTCATGTATCAGGAGGGGGATGCCGGCGGCTGGGAGAATGAACTGAAAAAACTTTGGAAGTATGTCGCTGCGGAATTCGGAAAACACCCGAACATAATCGGCTATGATCTTCTGAACGAACCCAATGGAAAAGAAGAAATGGGCCGTTGGCGCTACGGTACGCTTCCTGAACTATGCAAAGCGATACGTGCACTGGATAAGAACACGTATTTTATCGTTGAGCCGGGCCCGTGGGGTCTGCCGTGGGGGCTTGAGAATTTCGAACCGATCGATGACCCCAAAACGGTGTACTCGTTCCATCATTATATGCCGCACAGCTACACGCATCAGGGTTTATACGGGTACAAGGGCACGAATTTCGAGAACAAACCGTATCCGGGCATGCTGAGCAGATTCGGAGATACCCCGAACATACCGTGGGATAAGGATGAACTTGAAAAAAGCATACAAGCCGCCGTTGATTTCAAAAATAAGCATCATGCGCCTATCTATGTCGGAGAATTCAGCGTGCTTCGCTGGGCGCCGGGCGGTGCACAATGGCTTAAGGATTCCATCGATCTTTTTGAAAAGCACGGCATGAGCTGGAGCTTTCACGGATACGGCTCCTGGAACGGCTGGAACCCGACATTCGACGCCGCAGATGAGCAGAACTCGGAAACCGACGGCGGAAAAATGACGGACAGGCTGCAGGTGCTGCTCGCCGGTTGGAAAAAAAACATGAAATAG
- a CDS encoding DUF1295 domain-containing protein: protein MTEQTFYYASSIGFTAVGLAIVITLFFITAPYGRHLTKNFGLSVDNRLAWLMMEAPGSLLFTFFFFWGNTRIDIVPIVFFIIWQSHYFYRGLIYPFTLKPRPMPLAVAFMGLFFNVINTYLQGRWFSAIGPVYPLSWFTDPRFITGAALFVGGFAVNKWADAVLRKLKNRNKGYQIPRGGLYEYISSPNYFGETIEWIGWAVMTWSIPGAVFAFWTAANLIPRAWSHHQWYKKTFPSYPKSRKAIIPFLF, encoded by the coding sequence ATGACTGAACAGACATTCTACTACGCGTCATCCATCGGTTTTACCGCCGTCGGTCTCGCGATAGTCATTACGCTCTTCTTCATCACCGCGCCGTACGGCAGGCATCTTACGAAGAACTTCGGTCTCTCCGTGGATAATCGCCTTGCATGGCTCATGATGGAAGCACCGGGCTCGCTCCTCTTCACGTTCTTTTTCTTCTGGGGCAACACCCGCATCGATATCGTGCCGATAGTGTTCTTCATCATCTGGCAATCCCACTATTTCTACCGCGGGCTCATCTATCCGTTCACGTTAAAGCCACGCCCGATGCCGCTTGCGGTGGCGTTCATGGGTCTCTTCTTCAATGTAATAAACACCTATCTGCAGGGCCGCTGGTTCTCCGCCATCGGTCCGGTATATCCGCTTTCATGGTTCACCGACCCGCGTTTCATCACGGGTGCTGCCCTCTTCGTCGGCGGATTCGCTGTCAACAAATGGGCGGATGCAGTACTCCGAAAATTGAAGAACAGGAACAAGGGTTATCAAATACCGCGGGGCGGGCTCTACGAATACATATCATCGCCGAACTATTTCGGGGAAACGATAGAATGGATAGGCTGGGCCGTCATGACATGGTCTATCCCGGGCGCGGTATTCGCATTCTGGACGGCGGCGAACCTCATACCGCGGGCATGGTCGCATCATCAATGGTATAAAAAGACATTCCCGTCCTATCCGAAATCTCGAAAAGCGATTATACCCTTTCTTTTCTGA
- the purE gene encoding 5-(carboxyamino)imidazole ribonucleotide mutase, whose amino-acid sequence MSAIDVLLVMGSDSDLPVVEECETILKEFGVAFETRVLSAHRTPDEVKEAVIAAEKNGVKVIVGFAGLAAHLPGVIASFTTLPVIGVPLAADPLKGVDSLYAIVQMPAGIPVASMAIGSAGAKNAALFAVSVLATSNSALAKRLSDYRSAMRTKVLAKDKAVRARK is encoded by the coding sequence GTGAGCGCCATCGATGTCCTTCTTGTGATGGGAAGCGATTCAGATCTCCCTGTCGTCGAGGAATGCGAGACTATACTGAAGGAATTCGGCGTTGCGTTCGAAACGCGCGTGTTGAGCGCGCATCGCACGCCCGATGAAGTGAAAGAAGCTGTCATTGCCGCGGAAAAGAACGGCGTGAAAGTGATAGTCGGCTTTGCCGGTCTTGCCGCCCATCTCCCGGGTGTTATCGCCTCGTTCACAACATTGCCGGTGATCGGCGTTCCGCTTGCCGCCGACCCGCTTAAGGGCGTCGATTCCCTCTACGCGATTGTGCAGATGCCCGCCGGTATACCGGTAGCATCCATGGCCATCGGATCGGCCGGCGCGAAGAACGCTGCGCTGTTCGCGGTGTCGGTGCTCGCGACGTCAAATAGCGCGCTCGCGAAAAGGCTTTCCGACTATCGCAGCGCCATGCGCACGAAAGTGCTTGCCAAAGACAAAGCGGTACGCGCGCGGAAATAG
- the flgC gene encoding flagellar basal body rod protein FlgC, whose translation MGIYSILNTSATGLGAQRLRLDVIADNIANATTTRTTEGGAFHKSRVILKARDADMKFKTDFLPEALEPGVGSGVRVFSVDKDMETPTRFVYDPSHPDAIKYGEKAGYVEMPNVNVVTEMVDMIEASRAYEANSTVIQSAKAMFNRALDIIR comes from the coding sequence ATGGGCATATACTCCATCCTGAACACATCGGCGACGGGCCTGGGCGCACAGCGCCTGCGCCTTGACGTCATCGCCGACAATATCGCCAATGCGACGACGACACGCACCACCGAGGGCGGCGCATTCCACAAGAGCCGCGTAATACTGAAAGCACGCGATGCCGACATGAAGTTCAAGACCGATTTCCTCCCCGAGGCGCTCGAACCGGGCGTGGGGAGCGGTGTGCGCGTGTTCTCCGTCGATAAGGACATGGAAACGCCCACGCGCTTCGTCTATGATCCGTCGCATCCGGACGCGATAAAGTACGGCGAGAAAGCCGGTTATGTGGAAATGCCCAATGTGAACGTGGTCACCGAAATGGTGGACATGATAGAGGCCTCGCGGGCATACGAGGCGAATTCGACCGTCATTCAATCAGCGAAGGCGATGTTCAATCGCGCGCTCGATATCATACGATAA
- a CDS encoding UbiX family flavin prenyltransferase — protein MTIGIGITGASGSLYARRLISILKDVPSTTIRCMFSDTGKRVFEFETDTPYESIAEKNVRIDDNSDLSTPYVSGSSVLDAMVIVPCSMNTLARIASGISGTLMTRAADVVLKERRRLILAVRESPYSLTHIRNMEAITLAGGIILPASPGYYLKPDTIEELADTVVYRIIDQLGITIPHPRYGEM, from the coding sequence ATGACCATCGGCATCGGCATAACCGGCGCATCGGGTTCGCTCTATGCGCGGCGCCTTATCAGCATTCTCAAGGACGTACCGTCCACGACCATTCGCTGCATGTTCAGTGATACTGGGAAGCGGGTATTCGAATTCGAGACCGATACGCCGTATGAATCGATAGCAGAAAAGAACGTGCGCATCGATGATAATAGCGACCTTTCCACGCCGTATGTATCCGGCTCAAGCGTGCTCGATGCCATGGTCATTGTCCCCTGCTCGATGAACACGCTCGCCCGCATCGCATCGGGAATATCGGGTACGCTCATGACGCGCGCCGCCGATGTCGTGCTCAAGGAACGCCGGCGGCTGATACTTGCCGTGCGTGAATCGCCCTACTCGCTTACGCATATCAGGAACATGGAAGCGATAACGCTCGCCGGCGGGATAATACTCCCCGCGTCGCCGGGTTACTATCTCAAACCGGACACGATAGAAGAATTGGCCGACACCGTCGTATACCGCATCATCGATCAGCTTGGCATCACTATCCCGCATCCGCGATACGGAGAGATGTGA
- a CDS encoding cellulase family glycosylhydrolase, giving the protein MSIFRCLSIVLVLSLATLFGEDVLWRDDPLLYNDIASFRSLWSGSDYCYSKRLIRVGGDSKREITIEVPASLPADSRINKIKAVLPIERLKGRTVLVSASIQAMNVSEKPRPYNGIKLMLEIDRAGGVDNPAAAIDTGTFDRKTISFVTVIPEHAASARLVIGLEGVTGEVRFDTITIAGAGEESTDDASVVFRDDGEDSTRTSGTWSGGIITRAPSVNGNAIAISLLPSVPAEARVNKPSAMLPLERLRGHKVLVAAKVRGESISEKPRPYNGAKLMFVVERSAGVFDYPSASIPAGTFGWSDVTFVTVIPENAVSVKFIIGLESVYGTVLYDDITVRLLDTAPGSTQTRDAHAPIFKGHALPMLRGGMVGPITKDEDFAFIATDLNANVIRWEMGGTRFHDIGLSLTNYDAVLRDEVVLLDAALAQCRKHGLYCVIDLHSLSRKTFESTRNQEKFIAVWKGLAARYRTNEVVWGYDIANEPDEREWKTGTLFWNDLAEKTAKAIREIDPVKPIIVEPPQMGDPAALKNFRPLDAANIIYSVHMYEPLAFTHQTVSAENQKSFVYPGIINGVAYNREKLEQYLDVVKKFQQTYRVHVYIGEFSAIRWAPDNSAYRYLKDCIEIFEKNDWDWTYHAFRGEWNGWSIELGETKGDYRPLVNDREKLIRSYLAKNRKPGWYQDKE; this is encoded by the coding sequence ATGTCCATTTTCAGGTGTCTATCCATAGTGCTCGTGCTGTCACTCGCGACATTGTTCGGCGAGGATGTTCTATGGAGAGATGATCCCTTACTCTATAACGATATCGCCTCTTTCCGTTCCCTGTGGAGCGGAAGCGACTATTGCTATTCGAAAAGGCTGATACGGGTCGGCGGTGACAGTAAAAGAGAGATCACTATCGAGGTCCCGGCTTCGCTTCCAGCGGACTCACGCATCAACAAGATAAAGGCGGTCTTGCCCATCGAGCGATTGAAGGGGCGCACAGTGCTGGTGAGCGCTTCGATACAGGCGATGAACGTTTCTGAAAAGCCCAGACCATATAACGGCATAAAGCTCATGCTCGAGATCGATCGTGCCGGCGGTGTTGACAACCCGGCGGCCGCTATCGATACCGGGACATTCGACCGCAAGACGATCTCTTTCGTTACGGTCATCCCCGAGCATGCAGCGTCAGCTCGCCTCGTCATCGGCCTTGAAGGCGTTACCGGTGAAGTACGTTTCGATACGATCACCATTGCTGGTGCGGGTGAAGAAAGCACGGATGATGCATCCGTCGTTTTTCGAGACGACGGCGAGGATAGCACGAGGACTTCCGGCACGTGGTCCGGCGGCATTATCACGCGGGCTCCGAGTGTGAACGGCAATGCAATAGCGATATCACTACTGCCGTCGGTGCCCGCGGAGGCGCGCGTCAATAAACCGTCAGCCATGCTTCCCCTTGAACGGCTGCGCGGACATAAAGTGCTTGTTGCGGCGAAGGTCCGAGGCGAAAGTATTTCTGAAAAGCCGAGACCCTATAATGGCGCAAAGCTGATGTTCGTCGTGGAAAGATCCGCCGGTGTATTCGACTATCCATCCGCGTCGATCCCCGCGGGGACGTTCGGATGGAGCGATGTTACGTTCGTCACCGTCATTCCCGAGAATGCGGTCTCGGTGAAGTTCATCATCGGCCTTGAATCCGTATACGGCACTGTTCTCTATGATGACATTACCGTCCGCCTGCTTGACACGGCGCCGGGCAGCACGCAAACGCGCGACGCACATGCGCCGATATTCAAGGGCCATGCGCTTCCGATGCTTCGCGGCGGCATGGTCGGTCCGATAACGAAAGACGAGGACTTTGCCTTCATCGCCACTGATCTCAACGCAAATGTAATTCGCTGGGAAATGGGCGGCACACGTTTCCACGATATCGGCCTTTCGCTGACGAACTATGACGCTGTGCTCAGGGACGAGGTAGTACTGCTGGATGCGGCACTCGCGCAGTGCAGGAAACACGGGCTTTATTGCGTCATCGACCTGCACTCCCTGTCGCGCAAGACATTCGAAAGCACTCGCAATCAGGAAAAATTCATCGCCGTGTGGAAGGGTCTTGCCGCGAGGTACCGGACAAATGAAGTTGTCTGGGGGTACGATATCGCGAACGAACCTGATGAACGTGAATGGAAGACCGGCACGCTCTTCTGGAACGATCTTGCGGAAAAAACGGCAAAGGCGATACGCGAGATCGATCCCGTGAAACCCATCATTGTCGAACCGCCGCAGATGGGCGATCCGGCAGCGCTTAAAAATTTCCGTCCGCTGGATGCTGCGAACATCATCTACAGTGTCCACATGTATGAGCCGCTTGCGTTCACCCATCAAACAGTGAGCGCGGAGAACCAGAAATCATTCGTATATCCTGGCATCATCAACGGGGTTGCCTATAACAGGGAAAAGCTCGAACAATATCTTGACGTTGTCAAAAAGTTCCAGCAGACCTATCGGGTACACGTCTATATCGGGGAATTCAGCGCGATACGCTGGGCGCCGGATAACAGCGCATACCGCTACCTGAAGGATTGCATTGAGATATTCGAGAAGAACGACTGGGATTGGACATATCACGCGTTCCGCGGCGAGTGGAACGGATGGAGCATTGAGCTCGGAGAGACCAAGGGTGATTATCGTCCATTGGTGAACGACCGTGAGAAACTGATACGCTCGTATCTTGCAAAGAACAGGAAACCGGGTTGGTATCAGGACAAAGAATGA
- the fliE gene encoding flagellar hook-basal body complex protein FliE: MEGIGYIVPMKASNPKHFGFAIAPRKDEADLVNSFSGMLKGAIDQVNGKQVAADHLVVQAGTKPDTVDVHEVMNAISEAELAMNMTKAVVDRVVRAYQELSNMR; the protein is encoded by the coding sequence ATGGAAGGCATAGGTTACATCGTACCGATGAAAGCATCGAATCCGAAGCATTTCGGGTTCGCGATCGCACCGCGCAAGGACGAGGCTGACCTCGTAAACTCGTTCTCCGGCATGCTCAAAGGCGCCATCGATCAGGTGAACGGCAAGCAGGTTGCCGCTGATCATCTCGTCGTGCAGGCAGGCACAAAACCGGACACTGTCGATGTTCATGAAGTAATGAACGCGATCTCGGAAGCTGAGCTTGCAATGAACATGACGAAAGCCGTGGTCGACCGTGTCGTGCGGGCCTATCAGGAACTTTCGAACATGCGGTAA
- the flgB gene encoding flagellar basal body rod protein FlgB, whose amino-acid sequence MPKIERTTAEEVMFQDTTFHKTMGIVSKLLNTYAVRSEVLADNIANVSTPNFKRSEVTFEHQLNRALASQHPQGIQAKTTSQKHIPFDIPLDPDAVQPNIVLDYDTSYRNDKNNVDIDREMSEHAKNTMNYQMFSQIMGNQYRQLRRMIGVM is encoded by the coding sequence ATGCCGAAAATAGAAAGGACAACTGCGGAGGAAGTCATGTTCCAGGACACTACGTTCCATAAGACGATGGGCATCGTTTCGAAACTCCTAAACACCTACGCCGTACGGAGCGAAGTGCTCGCCGACAATATCGCGAACGTTTCCACGCCGAATTTCAAGCGGAGCGAAGTCACTTTTGAACATCAGTTGAATCGCGCGCTTGCAAGCCAGCATCCCCAGGGGATACAGGCCAAAACGACCAGCCAGAAACATATCCCGTTCGATATACCCCTCGATCCTGATGCCGTCCAGCCGAACATCGTCCTCGATTATGACACGAGCTACCGCAACGACAAGAACAATGTTGACATCGACCGCGAAATGTCCGAACACGCGAAGAACACGATGAACTATCAGATGTTCTCTCAGATAATGGGCAATCAATACCGACAGCTCCGCCGCATGATCGGCGTGATGTAA